DNA from Quercus lobata isolate SW786 chromosome 1, ValleyOak3.0 Primary Assembly, whole genome shotgun sequence:
GAACTCAGATGCAGAGAGAAAAGAtgagataaaagagagagagaacgtcAAAGtgaaatatgagagagaaaacccggtgaataaacaaataataaaaaaatttggcattgctgtccgtaccgtctcatatttgagacggtactatagcatgtttcaaatttttgaaacatttaGAACAACTGATAAGGTTTGAATAGTagtgtttggtgtgtcaaatgccaaatatttgacatttgataCACCTGGGAGAAGTTCAAAAAAAGCGTGTATTACTATTTCTTGGTCCATGTACTGGTGGTTCAAAACTATTCTTATCAACCTCCAGAATCAATTATCTGAGGAGTATAATCTTATTCTTCAAATGGAGGAGGAAATCTGGGCAAAGAAACCAAGAACAAATTGGATCATTTTAGGGGAAAGGAATACTTCCTACTTTCACATGTCAACACTTGCTTggagaagtaaaaataaaatcaccaGCATTCAAAATGGTGATGGGGAATGGGTGCATAATGTTGAAGAAGTTAAGGATATTTTCACTTCAAGCTTCATTAAGCTATACCAAACTAagcaaattttttgtaatattacCCCGCAATGGAATACTGAATGGGGTGCTAAACTTAGTCTTGAAGAAGTAAGAGGGTTGTCTCATATCCCTTCTGATAAGGAAATATGGACTACATTGAAGCCTATGAAACCGTATAAAGCCCCTGGGGTTGATGGCCTTCAtgcaaggtttttttttcaGAGATTCAGGCTTATAATTGGAGATTCAATTAAAAGAGAAGTCAAGGAAGCTTTCACAAGCCAAAAAGTTCCTGAGTATCTCAATTAGACTCTCATTTCTCTTATTCCAAAACAGCTTGGACCTAAAACAATCAGCCATTACAGACTTATAAGCCTTTGTAAAACGGTTTATAAGGTCATCTCTAAGATCATTGTTCAAAGGCTTAGATCCCTTCTTCCATCACTAATTTCCCCCATGTAGACGGCTTTTTTAGAAGGGAGGAGAGCCACGGATAATGTTGTTATTGCCCAAGAATTGATCTATTCTCTTAAGAGAAGGAAGGGTAAGGAAGGGTACATGGTAGTTAAAATTGACCTTGAGAATGCTTATGATCGCCTTGAGTGGAGTTTTGTGAAGATGGTTCTTGAGCATTTTGGTTTTCCCCAAAATATTATCAATCTCATCATGAGTTGTATCTCCACTACAACCACAACACTTCTTTTTAGTGGTAGCAAGCTTGAAGCTTTTCACCCTTCGAGAGGGATTAGGCAAGATGATCCAATTTCACCCTACCTTCTTCTGTTGTGTATGGAGTTTCTTGGAAGCCAAATCACTAGCATGTGTGAAGCTAAGAGGTGGGATAAGGTCAAAGCATCTAGAAATGGGCCAAGCTTTTCCCATGTTTTCTTTGCTGATGATCTGATGTTGTTTGCTAAGGCTGATCATAAGAATTGTGAGGCTATCATCAAAGTTCTAGACAATTTCTGCAATCTTGCTAGGCAGAAAGTTAGTCCAGGAAAGTCAAAAATCCTTTTTTCCTCAAATGTCACTAGAAGAAGGAAGAGGTTCATATGTAGGAAATTGGGAATCCATGCAACTACCAATCTTGGAAGATATCTTGGTTTTCCAATCCTTCATTAGAACAGGGTCGGGGCTGCTTACAACTTTGTGGTGGAGAAAATCCAAAACAAGCTTGCTGGCTGGAAGACTAAGCTACTATTGAGGGCAGGGAAGTTAGTGCTTGCCAAAACAGTAGCTGCACCAGTAGCAGAATACTATATGCAATGCCAAGCCTTACCTACCAAAGTGTGTGATGCAGTGGACAAGATTATCAGAGACTTTCTTTGGGGTTCAACTGAGGAGAAGAGAAGAATGCACAtgtgtgagagaccgcgcccccggcccgtttttatgatgtgttgggccaaacccatgtgaatgggtggagtcatgttattacctctcaaaatggaggttcgactagttatatttttccctttagattaaggattttacaatggagtcgccacttatttaattattggaaaaacaagaaaatcatgaatgaaaaattcctcattttattaatttgaaattaaatttacattgatcataggaaaattacatggctttggtcctagatacaatctaagataaagtacatgactttgtttcctagttacaatctaaaaataaaaaattacatggataagcatttgatctacttaacccttgatctaagctcggaggctatgttacaagatgggaaggtgtcAGACACCCGCCTTGCCCGGTGAaactggtcttctagactatggtgaccaacattcatatcacatcatccaatatgtcaatcaatttgtatgttgaatttaatgtgtgtgcatgtgataaaccctaattcaatttattaagcatggcatttggattgaaaaataaaatctagtgAATGTGTTTGGATAGTGATAActtagattcaaggatttgaaagaattactaaacaaacatgtttttcatatttttgatgtggatttaagattaaatctagtaatatgcatgaacatgtgatgaacaattaagaacatgtgaagaacatataagaacatataagaacattca
Protein-coding regions in this window:
- the LOC115953106 gene encoding uncharacterized protein LOC115953106 is translated as MYWWFKTILINLQNQLSEEYNLILQMEEEIWAKKPRTNWIILGERNTSYFHMSTLAWRSKNKITSIQNGDGEWVHNVEEVKDIFTSSFIKLYQTKQIFCNITPQWNTEWGAKLSLEEVRGLSHIPSDKEIWTTLKPMKPYKAPGVDGLHARFFFQRFRLIIGDSIKREVKEAFTSQKVPEYLN